From the genome of Papaver somniferum cultivar HN1 chromosome 2, ASM357369v1, whole genome shotgun sequence, one region includes:
- the LOC113352012 gene encoding eukaryotic translation initiation factor 2 subunit beta-like, with translation MENKYEEFLDRMVNFLRENNPEYEEPLDGALKTVQEDIQELVGDLRKRTFMPPRTSLRDREGINKTSLVNFMDICENMHKEPEHVMKFLLTQTGITGYLDGQQRLVVSGRFESSNFEGILKTYINDYISFF, from the coding sequence atggaaaataaatatgaagaGTTCCTTGATCGCATGGTGAACTTTCTTCGTGAGAATAATCCAGAATATGAAGAGCCCCTTGATGGCGCATTAAAAACTGTTCAAGAGGATATTCAAGAGCTTGTAGGAGATTTACGTAAGAGAACTTTCATGCCACCAAGAACATCACTACGCGATCGTGAAGGCATCAACAAGACTTCCCTTGTGAATTTCATGGACATCTGTGAAAATATGCACAAGGAGCCAGAGCATGTTATGAAGTTCTTACTTACTCAGACGGGAATAACTGGATATTTGGATGGACAACAGAGACTTGTTGTTAGCGGAAGATTTGAATCCAGTAATTTTGAAGGGATTCTGAAAACATATATCAATGATTATATTTCTTTTTTCTGA
- the LOC113349188 gene encoding uncharacterized protein LOC113349188 has protein sequence MEAKFFRFLKIVGVGFKARAESEGRLLFLKLGYSHEVELSVPPAVRVFCFKPNIVCCTGLDKQKVHQFAAAVRSCKPPEPYKGKGIMYTDEVIKKKQGKKSK, from the coding sequence ATGGAAGCTAAATTCTTTCGATTTCTTAAAATCGTGGGAGTAGGATTCAAGGCCAGAGCTGAATCAGAAGGCAGGTTGCTGTTTCTGAAATTGGGTTACAGTCATGAGGTTGAACTGTCTGTTCCACCAGCAGTTCGTGTGTTCTGTTTTAAACCTAACATAGTTTGCTGCACTGGATTAGACAAGCAAAAGGTGCACCAATTCGCTGCTGCAGTTCGTAGTTGTAAACCTCCTGAACCCTACAAAGGAAAGGGAATAATGTATACTGATGAAGTTATAAAGAAGAAGCAAGGGAAGAAGTCCAAATGA